From Pusillibacter faecalis, one genomic window encodes:
- a CDS encoding PduL/EutD family phosphate acyltransferase — protein sequence MKNTTHVIISNRHIHLNREACDILFGKGYELTVKRPMAPPIFAANETVTLKGPKGEISGVRVLGPLRSYTQVEILRADNFVLGIEAPVRISGSKDLAPLTVIGPCGRIDFDSVAMVALRHIHFTPEQAAEYGLQKDQMVQVKVSGERQLIFGDVQVVFTDGMEEPMMHVDVEEANAASIHPMDIVEILPQE from the coding sequence ATGAAGAATACGACCCATGTGATTATCTCAAACCGACATATCCATTTGAACCGGGAGGCATGTGACATCCTGTTCGGAAAGGGCTATGAGCTGACGGTGAAGCGCCCCATGGCCCCGCCCATCTTTGCCGCCAACGAAACGGTGACGCTGAAGGGACCCAAGGGCGAGATCTCTGGCGTGAGGGTGCTGGGTCCCCTGCGGAGCTACACCCAGGTGGAGATCCTGCGGGCGGACAACTTTGTGCTGGGCATTGAAGCGCCGGTACGAATTTCTGGGTCCAAGGACTTGGCTCCGCTGACGGTGATCGGCCCCTGCGGCAGGATTGATTTCGACTCCGTGGCGATGGTAGCCCTGCGGCATATTCACTTCACGCCGGAGCAGGCGGCCGAGTACGGTCTCCAAAAGGATCAGATGGTCCAGGTCAAGGTCAGCGGCGAGCGGCAGTTGATCTTCGGTGATGTGCAGGTGGTCTTCACAGATGGCATGGAGGAGCCCATGATGCACGTGGACGTGGAGGAAGCCAACGCGGCCAGCATCCACCCCATGGACATAGTGGAGATTTTGCCGCAGGAATAA
- a CDS encoding thiamine pyrophosphate-dependent enzyme: protein MSVLYEKPKSLNESPFTFCPGCTHGIIVQLVTSVIDELGIGGDTICVGCVGCGGYLPWFMATDTICSLHGRAPANATGIKRMQPDKVVFTYQGDGDLASIGTAEIVHAANRGEKFTTIFVNNTTYGMTGGQMAPTTLPGQKTTTSPYGRDPALCGNPIRVCETLSALDGVKFLERVAVDSPGHVRKAKAAIRRAFQCQLEGKGFSMVEVLSSCPTNWGMTPLEALERIRTDMIPYYPLGNFKDF, encoded by the coding sequence ATGAGTGTCCTGTATGAAAAACCCAAATCCCTGAATGAAAGCCCCTTTACGTTCTGCCCGGGCTGCACCCATGGGATCATTGTGCAGCTGGTGACGTCGGTGATTGACGAGCTGGGCATCGGCGGGGACACGATCTGCGTGGGCTGTGTGGGCTGCGGTGGATATCTTCCCTGGTTCATGGCCACGGACACCATCTGCTCTCTGCATGGCCGGGCTCCGGCCAATGCCACGGGCATCAAGCGGATGCAGCCGGACAAGGTGGTCTTTACATACCAGGGCGACGGCGACCTTGCATCCATTGGCACAGCGGAGATCGTTCACGCCGCCAATCGTGGCGAGAAGTTCACCACCATCTTTGTCAACAATACCACGTATGGCATGACCGGCGGTCAGATGGCTCCCACCACGTTGCCGGGGCAGAAGACCACCACCTCCCCCTATGGCCGGGACCCGGCTCTGTGCGGAAACCCCATCCGGGTGTGCGAGACCCTCTCCGCCCTGGATGGCGTGAAATTCCTGGAGCGTGTGGCGGTGGACAGTCCCGGCCATGTGCGCAAGGCCAAGGCGGCGATTCGCCGGGCCTTCCAGTGCCAGCTGGAGGGGAAGGGCTTCTCCATGGTGGAGGTCCTCTCATCCTGTCCCACAAATTGGGGCATGACGCCGCTGGAGGCGCTGGAGCGCATCCGGACGGACATGATTCCCTACTATCCGCTTGGAAATTTCAAGGATTTTTAA
- the spo0A gene encoding sporulation transcription factor Spo0A → MDNKRTILLADANEEFRSMLRENIEKSEEFTVVGDTGDGTEALRLINQLQPDLAMIDLVLPGIDGVGILRQLREQSGRTRAVVLSAFCTDQVVAEVMGLGAAYFLPKPCEPEALLDRVRLVFGAPAAPEEAAAALKNQVTTIIHEIGVPAHIKGYQYLREAIIIAVNDIEVINAVTKVLYPAVAKRFGTTPSRVERAIRHAIEVAWDRGDLETLQKYFGYTVSNAKGKPTNSEFIAMIADRLLLERKNGKGMTV, encoded by the coding sequence ATGGATAACAAAAGAACCATTTTGCTGGCAGATGCCAATGAAGAGTTCCGCTCCATGCTGAGGGAAAACATTGAGAAATCAGAGGAGTTTACGGTGGTGGGGGACACGGGGGACGGAACAGAGGCGTTACGGCTGATCAACCAGCTGCAGCCGGATTTGGCAATGATTGATTTAGTTTTGCCGGGAATCGACGGCGTTGGAATTTTGCGGCAGCTTCGGGAACAGAGCGGGAGAACCCGGGCAGTCGTCCTCTCTGCATTTTGCACGGATCAGGTGGTGGCAGAGGTCATGGGCCTGGGCGCGGCCTATTTTCTGCCGAAGCCCTGTGAACCAGAGGCCTTGCTGGACCGGGTCCGTCTTGTATTCGGTGCTCCAGCCGCCCCGGAAGAGGCTGCCGCAGCGCTGAAAAACCAAGTGACAACCATCATTCATGAGATTGGCGTGCCGGCGCACATTAAAGGCTATCAGTATCTCAGAGAGGCGATTATCATTGCGGTCAATGATATTGAAGTGATCAATGCGGTGACGAAGGTGCTGTATCCGGCTGTAGCCAAACGTTTTGGAACCACGCCCTCACGCGTGGAGCGGGCGATCCGCCACGCCATTGAGGTGGCTTGGGACCGTGGCGATTTAGAGACCCTACAGAAATATTTCGGTTATACGGTTTCCAATGCCAAGGGAAAGCCCACCAACAGCGAATTTATTGCCATGATTGCGGACCGGTTGCTGCTGGAGCGGAAGAATGGCAAGGGTATGACAGTTTGA
- a CDS encoding 4Fe-4S dicluster domain-containing protein has protein sequence MGFRVTFKTEACKGCELCMAFCPKKLIVADKSVLNKSGIHPAMITDTTACIGCLSCTLMCPDAVITVEKLEG, from the coding sequence ATGGGATTTCGAGTCACATTTAAGACGGAGGCGTGTAAGGGCTGCGAGCTTTGCATGGCATTCTGCCCCAAAAAGCTGATTGTGGCTGACAAGAGCGTACTCAATAAGAGCGGGATTCACCCCGCCATGATTACAGACACCACGGCGTGTATTGGTTGCCTGAGCTGTACGCTGATGTGCCCGGACGCCGTGATTACCGTGGAAAAACTAGAAGGATAA
- the buk gene encoding butyrate kinase translates to MEKTYRLFVINPGSTSTRVAYYENEKEVCGTKLVHPAEEIAKYKTINDQLPMRRQMVMEYMEQAGIRELDAIVSRGGGGRPIHCGGYAITPLMVEECSRAPWPHASNLGVMISIGLMEKYGVPGYIYDAPLADDFIDLAKVSGLPELPIQRGAGHPLNEKAAGHKIAGQLGGRYEDYNFIICHLGGGITVNAHEKGRIIDSHINAFSPERAGALPMIAFTKKCFSGEWDYDAAFKRQMGGGGLVAYLGTSDIQEVERRIDAGDEKADFYFNAMIYQIAKDIGGMATVMNGQVDRVILTGEIARSARLVERLKARVEFIAPVEVVPGAVEMQALVDGTLRMLRGEELVRDYDTERND, encoded by the coding sequence ATGGAAAAGACCTATCGCCTGTTTGTTATCAACCCCGGTTCCACCTCCACCCGGGTCGCCTATTATGAGAATGAAAAAGAGGTCTGTGGGACGAAGCTGGTTCATCCTGCGGAGGAAATCGCCAAGTACAAGACCATCAACGACCAGCTCCCCATGCGCCGGCAGATGGTGATGGAGTACATGGAGCAAGCCGGCATCCGGGAACTGGATGCCATTGTCTCCCGGGGCGGCGGGGGCCGGCCCATTCACTGCGGCGGCTACGCCATCACCCCGCTGATGGTGGAGGAGTGCAGCCGGGCCCCCTGGCCCCACGCCTCCAATCTGGGCGTGATGATCTCCATCGGCCTGATGGAAAAATACGGTGTCCCCGGCTACATCTACGACGCACCTCTGGCAGACGACTTTATCGACCTCGCCAAGGTCTCCGGCCTTCCGGAGCTGCCCATCCAGCGGGGCGCGGGCCATCCCCTGAATGAAAAGGCGGCGGGACACAAAATCGCTGGGCAGCTGGGTGGTCGATATGAGGATTATAACTTCATCATCTGCCATCTGGGAGGCGGTATCACCGTCAACGCCCATGAAAAGGGCAGAATCATTGATAGCCACATCAACGCCTTCTCCCCGGAGCGGGCGGGGGCCCTGCCGATGATCGCCTTTACAAAGAAGTGTTTCTCCGGCGAATGGGACTACGATGCCGCGTTCAAGCGCCAGATGGGCGGCGGCGGTCTGGTGGCCTATCTCGGCACCAGCGACATCCAGGAGGTGGAGCGCCGCATTGACGCGGGAGATGAGAAGGCGGACTTTTACTTCAACGCCATGATCTACCAGATCGCCAAGGACATCGGCGGCATGGCCACCGTCATGAACGGCCAGGTGGACCGCGTGATCCTCACTGGTGAGATCGCCCGGTCTGCACGCCTGGTGGAGCGGCTGAAGGCGCGGGTGGAGTTCATCGCCCCCGTGGAGGTGGTTCCCGGAGCGGTGGAGATGCAGGCTCTGGTGGATGGAACGCTGCGGATGCTCCGGGGAGAGGAGCTTGTGCGGGATTACGACACGGAGCGAAACGACTGA
- a CDS encoding M20 family metallopeptidase, with the protein MMSDDKIVSYLEGQVPAYLQLLQKFVELESPSFEHKEASDKCSRFLEETFGGLGFRMQRLPQESCGDHVYGELGEGPKGILFVGHYDTVYPVGTLKTMPFKVEDGKAFGPGVLDMKGGIIMAYFAIKALQELNLMPGKTIGVFFNGDEETGSFHSSDLIVEKARQYEAVFVMEPGVNDLGALKTSRSGRGTYTLIAHGKAAHSGSNPHLAISPLMEVARQLLFLEQWDKELEDVTLAPTAIRGGEPETCMIPETAQLTMDVRYKTRETSQQVHQQIMALKALGPGIQLEVQGKIDKPVMVADPKLFQKAVELGKSCGLEVKGVPIGGGSDGNFTSDAGVPTLDGLGTSGEFLHNPNEYIHIDHIARRTALVAKLLQSL; encoded by the coding sequence ATGATGTCTGATGACAAGATCGTAAGCTATCTGGAAGGCCAAGTCCCCGCATATTTACAGCTGCTCCAGAAATTTGTGGAGCTGGAGTCGCCCTCCTTTGAACACAAGGAGGCGTCCGACAAATGCAGCAGATTCCTGGAGGAGACCTTTGGGGGACTTGGTTTCCGGATGCAGCGGCTCCCCCAGGAATCCTGCGGAGACCATGTGTATGGAGAACTGGGAGAAGGTCCCAAGGGTATTTTGTTTGTGGGGCACTATGACACAGTGTACCCTGTGGGAACGTTGAAGACCATGCCTTTTAAGGTAGAAGATGGTAAGGCCTTCGGTCCCGGTGTACTGGATATGAAGGGCGGCATCATCATGGCGTATTTCGCCATCAAGGCTTTGCAGGAGCTGAACCTGATGCCTGGAAAAACCATCGGCGTGTTCTTCAACGGCGACGAGGAGACCGGCAGCTTCCACTCCAGCGACCTGATCGTGGAGAAGGCGCGGCAGTACGAGGCGGTATTTGTCATGGAGCCGGGAGTCAATGATCTGGGCGCGTTGAAGACCAGCCGCTCTGGCCGGGGAACTTACACGCTGATTGCCCATGGCAAGGCGGCTCACTCTGGCTCCAATCCCCATTTGGCCATCAGCCCGCTGATGGAGGTGGCCCGGCAGCTATTGTTTCTGGAGCAGTGGGACAAGGAGCTGGAGGATGTGACTTTGGCGCCCACAGCCATTCGGGGCGGTGAGCCGGAGACCTGTATGATCCCGGAGACGGCACAGCTGACGATGGACGTCCGCTACAAGACCAGGGAGACGTCCCAGCAGGTGCATCAGCAGATTATGGCGCTCAAGGCGCTGGGCCCCGGCATCCAGCTGGAGGTACAGGGCAAAATTGACAAGCCGGTGATGGTGGCAGACCCGAAACTGTTTCAAAAGGCTGTGGAGCTGGGAAAGAGCTGCGGTCTGGAGGTCAAGGGAGTTCCCATCGGCGGAGGCAGCGACGGCAACTTTACATCAGATGCCGGTGTTCCGACATTGGATGGCTTGGGTACGTCCGGTGAGTTCCTGCATAACCCCAATGAGTATATCCATATTGACCATATTGCCCGCCGCACTGCGCTGGTAGCGAAGCTTTTACAGAGCCTATAA
- a CDS encoding thiamine pyrophosphate-binding protein, protein MARILMKGNEAMAEAAIQAGCQAFFGYPITPQSEIPEYFARELPPRGGLFLQAESEMAAMNMVMGASAAGGRVMTSTSGPGYCLKLEALAAMALTRLPAVVVVVMRSGPAFGTMKAAQEDYRMTGNGGYKVVTFAPSDVQEAAAMVYEAFDIADQYRNPVVIMADGMIGQMMGAVDFDKMPAKRMNLPEKTWALRGSASRGGENSAILFPVGPAHYAAKHEAEAELYPALIANETQVEVDGVEDADLVLVAYGTAAKMCRAAAEELRGRVKIGIIRPKTIWPFPYGAFEKIGKNCKAIICPEINIIGQMIDDVRIAAAGRWPVHHVGDTAGDFLTPENIIEKAEQVWKEVQA, encoded by the coding sequence ATGGCAAGGATTCTGATGAAGGGAAACGAAGCCATGGCCGAGGCCGCCATCCAGGCGGGCTGTCAGGCCTTCTTCGGCTATCCCATTACACCTCAGAGCGAGATTCCGGAGTATTTTGCGCGGGAGCTTCCTCCTCGGGGCGGATTGTTTTTGCAGGCTGAGAGCGAGATGGCGGCCATGAACATGGTGATGGGTGCCTCCGCCGCCGGCGGGCGGGTGATGACCAGCACCTCCGGCCCGGGGTACTGCCTGAAGCTGGAGGCCCTGGCGGCTATGGCTTTGACCCGGCTGCCTGCCGTGGTGGTGGTCGTGATGCGCAGCGGCCCCGCCTTCGGCACCATGAAGGCGGCCCAGGAGGACTACCGTATGACCGGCAACGGCGGCTACAAGGTGGTGACATTTGCCCCATCAGACGTACAGGAGGCCGCGGCCATGGTTTACGAGGCCTTTGATATCGCCGACCAGTATCGCAATCCGGTGGTCATCATGGCGGATGGTATGATCGGCCAGATGATGGGCGCGGTGGACTTTGACAAAATGCCCGCCAAGCGGATGAATCTGCCGGAGAAGACTTGGGCCCTGCGTGGAAGCGCCTCCAGAGGCGGCGAGAACTCCGCGATTCTCTTCCCGGTGGGTCCCGCCCACTATGCTGCCAAGCATGAGGCGGAGGCGGAGCTCTATCCGGCGCTCATTGCGAATGAGACCCAGGTGGAGGTGGATGGCGTAGAGGACGCCGATCTGGTCCTGGTGGCCTATGGTACGGCGGCCAAGATGTGCCGCGCGGCGGCAGAGGAACTGCGCGGCAGGGTGAAGATCGGGATCATCCGGCCCAAGACGATCTGGCCCTTCCCCTATGGCGCCTTTGAGAAGATCGGAAAGAACTGCAAGGCGATCATCTGCCCGGAGATCAACATCATCGGCCAGATGATTGACGATGTGCGCATCGCCGCAGCCGGCCGCTGGCCGGTCCACCACGTGGGCGACACGGCGGGCGATTTCCTGACGCCTGAGAATATCATCGAGAAGGCAGAGCAGGTATGGAAGGAGGTCCAGGCATGA
- a CDS encoding 2-oxoacid:acceptor oxidoreductase family protein has product MFRNKIIVAGSGGQGALRVGQMIAYAALNEDLEATWLPSYGAEMRGGTANCSVIITDGEIGYPMLSMADYCIIMNDASLEKFEKSVYPGGTLILDSSMVSRPVGRKDLRTFYVPADKIAEEEGNPRGANMVLLGAYVAAAGSVSLEAVYTNIDHSFTGSKAKYAESNKRLVKRGYDLIAAQPQE; this is encoded by the coding sequence ATGTTCAGAAATAAAATCATTGTAGCCGGTTCCGGCGGACAGGGTGCGCTCCGGGTGGGGCAGATGATTGCCTACGCTGCGCTGAACGAGGATTTGGAGGCCACATGGCTTCCCTCCTACGGCGCGGAGATGCGGGGCGGCACCGCCAACTGCAGCGTGATCATCACCGATGGAGAAATCGGCTATCCTATGCTCTCCATGGCAGATTACTGTATCATTATGAATGACGCCTCTTTGGAGAAGTTTGAAAAGAGCGTCTACCCCGGCGGGACGCTGATCCTGGATAGCTCTATGGTCTCCCGCCCGGTAGGACGCAAGGACCTTCGGACGTTCTATGTCCCGGCGGACAAGATCGCGGAGGAAGAGGGCAATCCCCGCGGCGCCAACATGGTGCTTCTAGGGGCGTATGTGGCGGCGGCCGGCAGCGTGAGCCTGGAGGCAGTCTATACCAATATTGACCACAGCTTCACCGGCTCCAAGGCCAAATACGCCGAATCCAATAAACGTCTGGTCAAGCGCGGCTACGATCTGATCGCCGCCCAGCCCCAGGAATGA